From Macaca mulatta isolate MMU2019108-1 chromosome 1, T2T-MMU8v2.0, whole genome shotgun sequence, the proteins below share one genomic window:
- the S100A7 gene encoding protein S100-A7 isoform X4 yields the protein MSNTQAETSIIGMIDMFHKYTRRDDKIDKPSLLTMMKENFPNFLSACDKKGIHYLTNVFERKDKNEDKKIDFSEFLSLLGDIATDYHKQSHGGAPCSGGSQ from the exons ATGAGCAACACTCAAGCTGAGACGTCCATAATAGGCATGATCGACATGTTTCACAAATACACCAGACGTGATGACAAGATTGACAAGCCAAGCCTGCTGACAATGATgaaggagaacttccccaacttccTCAGTGCCTGT GACAAAAAGGGCATACATTACCTGACCAATGTCTTTGAGAGAAAGGACAAGAATGAGGATAAGAAGATTGATTTTTCTGAGTTTCTGTCCTTGCTGGGAGACATAGCCACAGACTACCACAAGCAAAGCCACGGAGGGGCGCCCTGTTCCGGGGGAAGCCAGTGA